Proteins encoded in a region of the Rutidosis leptorrhynchoides isolate AG116_Rl617_1_P2 chromosome 9, CSIRO_AGI_Rlap_v1, whole genome shotgun sequence genome:
- the LOC139868509 gene encoding uncharacterized protein, with amino-acid sequence MALPLTNSTPKEVFAKVTQSHLFSSSSSPKALTSSLKRALSSGHLRGINVGNDNISVTHLQYADDTIFFGEWSKRNAKHISKLLKCFEKISGLKVNFQKSKLYGVGTSPQEIEDMANYISCSSGTFPFTYLGLPIGVPSSHPSSWQPIVEKFDKRLSDWVAKSISFGGRLTLIKAILSSIPLYYFSLFHAPSSILSLLESKRRKKFWGGSSTENKINWIKWDQILLPYDKGGLNVGSLFSKNISLLCKWWWRFKNEKHALWVARFGKKLLKLEKLRTTQAPHSPLPSQNVSGMAPPSIFGMTHGLARNDLARFFTDYTSLRQIKMLQSLKELHIAMGPHLVIGVGQGLLVVGVMLFHWLVLRNSIPVKDVLAKRCILPASQSTLCVWCMVEVETIDHLLLHCKWSTCIWKDLFRWWSIRWVIPRTVSDFSYDWYFGMGVKASKFWKMIGPATIWAIWMARNDIMFNVKFLCQSTLVRNIKLKQCVTDFDPSL; translated from the exons ATGGCTCTCCCACTGACGAATTCTACCCCGAAAGAGGTATTCGCCAAGGTGACCCAATCTCACCTTTTCTCTTCATCATCGTCGCCGAAGGCCTTAACATCCTCACTAAAACGAGCCTTATCTAGTGGTCATCTGCGTGGAATCAATGTTGGCAATGACAATATCTCTGTCACTCACCTTCAGTACGCTGACGACACAATTTTTTTCGGGGAATGGAGTAAAAGAAATGCTAAACACATTTCCAAACTCCTCAAATGCTTCGAGAAAATCTCTGGACTCAAAGTTAACTTCCAAAAAAGCAAACTATACGGTGTCGGTACTTCTCCCCAAGAGATTGAAGATATGGCCAATTATATTAGCTGTTCTTCTGGCACTTTTCCATTCACTTACCTTGGTCTTCCCATCGGTGTGCCTTCATCTCATCCTTCCTCCTGGCAACCAATTGTCGAAAAGTTCGACAAAAGACTTTCTGACTGGGTGGCTAAATCGATCTCTTTCGGAGGTCGACTAACACTCATTAAAGCTATCTTAAGCAGCATACCACTCTATTATTTCTCCCTCTTTCATGCTCCCTCCTCCATCCTTAGCCTCCTTGAATCTAAAAGACGCAAAAAATTTTGGGGCGGGTCATCAACTGAAAATAAAATTAATTGGATAAAATGGGATCAAATTCTTTTACCCTACGATAAAGGTGGTTTAAATGTTGGTTCTCTTTTTAGTAAAAACATCTCactactatgtaaatggtggtggcgcttcAAAAATGAGAAACACGCACTTTGG GTCGCACGGTTTGGAAAGAAATTATTAAAGCTGGAAAAATTGCGGACAACACAGGCGCCTCATTCTCCTCTTCCATCTCAAAATGTCTCGGGAATGGCGCCTCCATCAATTTTTGGAATGACACATGGTTTGGCTCGGAACGATTTAGCACGCTTTTTCACAGATTATACAAGCTTGAGACAAATAAAGATGCTTCAATCGCTGAAAGAATTACACATTGCAATGGGTCCGCATTTGGTAATTGGTGTTGGTCAAGGCCTCCTAGTGGTCGGG GTAATGCTTTTTCATTGGCTTGTTTTGAGAAATAGCATTCCCGTTAAAGATGTTCTTGCTAAAAGATGTATTTTACCCGCTAGTCAATCAACTTTGTGTGTATGGTGTATGGTTGAGGTTGAAACCATCGACCACTTGCTACTTCATTGCAAATGGTCAACGTGTATTTGGAAAGATTTGTTTCGTTGGTGGAGCATTAGGTGGGTTATCCCGAGAACGGTTAGCGACTTCTCTTATGATTGGTATTTCGGGATGGGAGTAAAGGCATCCAAGTTTTGGAAAATGATCGGTCCCGCAACAATATGGGCCATTTGGATGGCTAGAAACGATATCATGTTCAATGTCAAATTCCTATGCCAGTCAACTCTTGTACGCAACATCAAGCTTAAG CAATGTGTGACCGATTTCGATCCGTCATTGTAA